From Spirosoma aerolatum, one genomic window encodes:
- a CDS encoding SDR family NAD(P)-dependent oxidoreductase has product MESEKKTKTWFITGASKGMGLALVKLLLAKGHAVAATSRNKQAMSRQIHGYTETFLPLEMDLTAEESVQNAIQQTVETFGRLDVVVNNAGFAYVGSLEEMTDQEFRYALDVNLFGTVNVIRAAMPYLRQQRSGHIINIASAGGYVAVANLGSYAASKFAMVGLTESLAAEIKPLGVYATVVLPGSFRTQFLEDGSLTYVKTPIAEYGSEKTLDGMSKRAGTQPGDPDKLVAQLVRLADYQTPPVHLILGPDSYRMIMEKRDRDLAEFEAYKETTMSTNLD; this is encoded by the coding sequence ATGGAAAGCGAGAAAAAAACAAAAACCTGGTTTATCACTGGCGCGTCGAAGGGGATGGGTTTAGCCTTGGTCAAATTACTGCTGGCCAAGGGACACGCTGTAGCTGCCACCTCCCGAAACAAGCAGGCCATGAGTCGCCAGATTCATGGTTATACGGAGACCTTTTTGCCTCTGGAGATGGATCTGACAGCGGAGGAAAGCGTCCAAAACGCCATCCAGCAGACTGTGGAAACATTTGGCCGACTGGATGTAGTGGTCAATAATGCGGGCTTTGCCTACGTGGGTAGTCTGGAAGAGATGACCGATCAAGAGTTTCGCTATGCCCTGGATGTGAACCTGTTTGGTACCGTTAACGTCATTCGGGCAGCCATGCCCTATTTACGTCAGCAACGGAGTGGGCACATTATCAACATTGCCTCGGCCGGTGGCTACGTAGCCGTGGCCAATCTAGGTAGTTATGCGGCTTCCAAATTTGCCATGGTCGGTCTAACCGAATCGCTGGCCGCTGAAATAAAGCCGCTGGGTGTTTACGCGACTGTGGTCTTGCCCGGCTCGTTTCGAACTCAGTTTCTGGAAGATGGCTCCTTAACCTACGTCAAGACGCCCATTGCCGAGTACGGCAGTGAGAAAACCCTGGACGGGATGAGCAAACGGGCGGGTACCCAGCCCGGCGATCCGGATAAGCTGGTCGCCCAACTCGTGAGACTTGCCGATTACCAAACGCCCCCTGTCCACCTGATTTTGGGTCCGGACAGTTACCGCATGATCATGGAAAAACGGGACAGGGATCTGGCGGAGTTTGAGGCCTATAAGGAAACAACGATGTCGACCAACCTCGACTAA